One Candidatus Omnitrophota bacterium DNA segment encodes these proteins:
- the mnmE gene encoding tRNA uridine-5-carboxymethylaminomethyl(34) synthesis GTPase MnmE yields MLNQGLNDTIVAIATGLGEAGIGIVRLSGKEALKIADSIFYSKNGKKPSTFKAYTMHYGWIVKGSSNNILDEVILTVMRAPKSFTKEDVVEINCHGGIVALRAVLDLVLENGARLAQPGEFTKRAFINGRIDLAQAEAVLDIIRAKTDSALKIGSEQLKGNLSKKINDLREELLDALTILEADIDFPEEEKNAINLKEVSEKLILVSTHLIEILDNSRCGKVAREGVHVVICGKPNVGKSSLLNALLKQERSIVTPVAGTTRDTIEEIIDIRGIPVRIVDTAGILEPRDLIEKKAVERSKQHIKLADLVIILFDASKKLTKEDKAVMEKLKNKQVIAVINKIDLKQVIDKDKISKRFHYCVGISAKKAKNLNLLEDAIVDLVYKGKVVSPESVLVSNARHITELRASQKLIAQALDSLDNKMSLEFIAHDIKEAILRFDYILGKGFQEELLDKIFNEFCIGK; encoded by the coding sequence ATGCTTAATCAGGGGTTAAATGATACAATTGTTGCTATTGCTACCGGCTTAGGTGAAGCCGGTATTGGGATTGTGCGATTAAGCGGTAAAGAAGCGCTTAAAATTGCAGATAGTATTTTTTATTCTAAGAATGGAAAGAAGCCGTCTACTTTTAAGGCTTACACGATGCATTACGGGTGGATTGTTAAAGGTTCTTCTAACAATATACTCGATGAGGTTATTCTTACAGTTATGCGTGCGCCGAAGTCTTTTACTAAAGAAGATGTTGTTGAGATTAATTGCCATGGGGGGATAGTAGCTCTTAGAGCGGTGTTAGATTTGGTTTTAGAAAATGGGGCTCGTCTTGCCCAACCCGGAGAATTTACCAAACGGGCTTTTATAAACGGAAGAATTGATTTGGCGCAGGCAGAGGCAGTGTTGGATATTATTCGTGCCAAAACTGATAGTGCTTTAAAGATTGGTTCCGAGCAATTAAAAGGTAATTTGTCAAAAAAGATTAATGATCTAAGAGAAGAATTATTGGATGCGCTTACGATTTTAGAAGCGGATATTGATTTTCCCGAAGAAGAAAAAAATGCAATTAATTTAAAAGAAGTTTCCGAGAAGTTAATTCTTGTCAGTACTCATCTTATAGAAATCTTGGATAATTCTCGATGTGGGAAAGTGGCGCGTGAAGGTGTCCATGTAGTTATTTGCGGAAAGCCCAATGTAGGTAAATCATCGCTATTGAACGCTTTGTTAAAACAAGAGCGTTCCATAGTTACTCCGGTTGCCGGCACAACCCGCGATACAATTGAAGAGATCATTGATATTAGAGGAATCCCGGTAAGGATTGTAGATACAGCTGGAATTTTGGAACCGCGCGATTTAATTGAAAAAAAAGCAGTAGAACGCTCCAAACAACATATTAAATTAGCGGATTTAGTAATTATCCTTTTTGACGCGAGCAAGAAATTAACCAAAGAAGACAAAGCGGTGATGGAAAAGCTAAAGAATAAGCAGGTGATAGCAGTTATTAATAAAATTGATTTAAAGCAGGTTATTGATAAGGACAAAATAAGTAAAAGATTTCATTATTGTGTTGGAATATCCGCGAAGAAGGCAAAGAATTTAAATTTATTGGAAGATGCAATTGTAGATTTGGTTTATAAAGGTAAGGTGGTAAGCCCTGAATCAGTGTTAGTAAGCAATGCAAGGCATATAACAGAGTTAAGAGCCTCTCAGAAACTTATTGCACAGGCTCTTGATTCATTGGATAATAAAATGTCTCTTGAGTTTATTGCACATGATATCAAAGAAGCAATTTTACGTTTTGATTATATTCTTGGTAAAGGTTTTCAGGAAGAGTTATTGGATAAGATATTTAATGAGTTTTGTATCGGTAAATAG
- the folE gene encoding GTP cyclohydrolase I FolE, translated as MDKKKIEKAIKDILIAIGDDPKRKDLIDTPRRVAEMYEEIFSGIKYDPEKELEVVLDQKHNEIILLKGISLYSICEHHFLPFIGRAHVAYIPKNGRVTGLSKLARVVDTLARRPQVQERLTTQIAEIIMRKLKPLGVMVVIEAEHLCMSMRGIRKPGALTITSAVRGIFKENEKTRSETLSLIRG; from the coding sequence ATGGATAAAAAGAAGATTGAGAAGGCGATTAAAGATATTCTGATTGCAATTGGAGACGACCCGAAAAGAAAGGATTTAATTGATACTCCCCGGCGTGTTGCCGAGATGTATGAAGAAATATTTTCAGGGATAAAATATGATCCTGAGAAAGAGCTGGAGGTGGTTTTAGACCAAAAGCACAATGAGATTATTCTTTTAAAAGGGATTTCGCTTTACAGCATTTGCGAGCACCATTTTCTTCCTTTTATAGGAAGAGCGCATGTTGCATATATCCCGAAAAACGGAAGAGTCACAGGCTTAAGTAAATTAGCGCGTGTCGTGGATACTCTGGCACGCAGGCCACAGGTGCAGGAGAGGCTTACTACGCAAATTGCAGAAATAATAATGAGGAAGCTTAAGCCTTTAGGAGTGATGGTGGTTATTGAAGCAGAACATCTTTGTATGTCAATGCGGGGCATAAGAAAGCCTGGCGCTCTTACTATTACTTCAGCGGTCAGGGGGATTTTTAAAGAAAATGAAAAAACCCGCTCTGAAACCCTCTCGCTTATACGTGGATAA
- a CDS encoding SGNH/GDSL hydrolase family protein, with the protein MKNNNKVNILISVISILLVFSLAEIIMRFAWEMGGWVDRPIYRRSFDPYVRYELVPDTKSGHISINSEGFRGPEYSVVKPKNTFRILMLGDSETFSYLLPYSDSLAAQLEKLLNQKTKSKRYEVLNFGVEGYNTLQELEMLKNKGLKFDPDLIILNYVLNDPEPGEFFFDKSFLMRHSALVRWFSFRFKKNAIKKERKKLNIQTTADHYNYLHQPKYFIHVKNAILEMAQIAQNRGIKLAVVIFPDSNVEIKGFKEDYPFFPLHALVKNIKTDNIITIDLIEEFNRLNLTPELVSINFKENESHKNPKALGVSAEYIYNVLSFKKIIKQE; encoded by the coding sequence ATGAAAAATAATAATAAAGTCAATATTCTAATTTCGGTTATTTCAATATTATTGGTATTCTCTCTTGCCGAAATAATCATGCGTTTTGCCTGGGAGATGGGAGGATGGGTTGACCGGCCGATTTACCGCAGAAGTTTTGATCCTTATGTGCGTTACGAGTTGGTCCCGGATACAAAGTCCGGGCATATCTCCATTAATTCAGAGGGATTTCGTGGCCCTGAGTATTCTGTCGTAAAACCGAAAAACACCTTTCGTATCTTGATGTTGGGAGATTCTGAAACCTTCTCATATCTATTGCCTTATTCTGATTCTTTAGCAGCACAATTAGAGAAACTCTTAAATCAAAAAACTAAGTCTAAGCGCTACGAAGTGCTTAATTTCGGCGTAGAAGGATATAATACGCTTCAAGAGTTGGAAATGCTCAAGAACAAAGGATTGAAATTTGACCCCGATTTGATTATCTTGAATTATGTTTTAAATGATCCGGAGCCGGGTGAATTTTTCTTTGATAAGTCTTTCCTTATGCGCCATAGCGCATTGGTGCGTTGGTTTAGTTTTCGTTTTAAGAAGAATGCAATAAAAAAGGAAAGAAAGAAATTAAATATTCAGACTACTGCCGACCACTATAATTATCTGCATCAACCTAAATATTTTATACATGTTAAAAATGCAATTTTAGAGATGGCTCAGATTGCTCAAAATCGCGGGATTAAATTGGCAGTAGTGATATTCCCCGATTCAAATGTTGAGATTAAGGGTTTCAAAGAAGATTATCCGTTTTTTCCCTTGCATGCTTTAGTAAAAAACATTAAAACCGACAACATTATAACTATTGATTTGATTGAAGAGTTTAACCGGCTTAATTTAACTCCAGAGCTTGTTTCTATTAATTTTAAGGAAAACGAAAGTCATAAAAATCCCAAAGCACTTGGAGTTTCGGCCGAATATATTTATAATGTTTTAAGTTTCAAGAAGATAATTAAGCAGGAATAA
- a CDS encoding PKD domain-containing protein has protein sequence MKKIILLMFAAFLLSGCATYKFQKGLPPHDKGYVASRDGKVILEYTVGKDDSVPDLTIAKQRFKRRRVTVEDYCKKIGSVENRFKEMFVDYPVMIFKFITGVFRLPFIAVSEYKYEHDPEYRKKIQAIEAKKDVEERARIKEIRDKLNAYIKEDLAKEPPLAEKLPEKEVSAPAVLSEPKPEAIPVSVPAPEQVAQVQPQQEKAKEDIAQEPVVVQKEGKVSEEIKEELPVEPQKEEIKVDQLKEKSTEIDLQIQEQESLVKQPEVKEPVEESLKEAVPSKKISTQSPHIVISAKPNKGFSPLRVHFYAKAYSPKAKIVSYEWDFGDGDTSKLQNPYNTFISSSYGSKLYTVTVTVYDNKGGSATASTVIEVKNK, from the coding sequence GTGAAAAAGATAATTTTATTAATGTTTGCTGCATTTTTGCTCTCCGGATGCGCAACCTATAAATTCCAGAAAGGCCTTCCCCCACATGATAAGGGGTATGTTGCCTCCAGGGATGGTAAGGTTATCCTTGAGTATACTGTCGGTAAGGATGATTCTGTCCCGGATTTAACAATTGCCAAGCAGCGTTTTAAAAGAAGAAGGGTAACTGTAGAAGATTATTGCAAAAAAATTGGTTCTGTTGAAAATAGATTTAAGGAGATGTTTGTTGATTATCCGGTTATGATTTTTAAATTTATTACCGGTGTTTTCCGCCTGCCTTTCATTGCCGTATCAGAATATAAATATGAACATGATCCAGAATACAGGAAGAAAATCCAGGCTATTGAAGCTAAGAAAGATGTTGAGGAACGAGCCCGTATTAAAGAAATCAGAGATAAATTGAATGCATATATTAAGGAAGATTTAGCAAAAGAGCCGCCTTTAGCGGAAAAATTACCTGAGAAGGAAGTTTCAGCTCCGGCAGTTTTATCAGAACCTAAGCCTGAGGCTATCCCTGTTAGCGTCCCTGCACCTGAGCAAGTAGCTCAAGTTCAGCCTCAACAAGAGAAGGCAAAGGAGGATATTGCACAGGAGCCAGTTGTTGTGCAAAAAGAGGGCAAGGTATCCGAGGAGATAAAAGAAGAATTACCTGTGGAGCCTCAGAAGGAAGAAATTAAGGTTGACCAGTTGAAAGAAAAATCCACAGAAATAGATTTACAGATACAAGAACAAGAATCTTTAGTTAAACAGCCGGAAGTAAAAGAACCAGTTGAGGAGTCTCTCAAAGAGGCAGTTCCTAGTAAAAAGATTTCTACACAATCGCCGCATATAGTAATCTCTGCAAAGCCGAATAAAGGATTTTCTCCGTTAAGAGTGCATTTTTATGCTAAAGCTTATTCGCCAAAGGCAAAGATTGTTTCATATGAATGGGATTTTGGCGATGGGGATACATCTAAATTGCAGAATCCTTATAATACATTTATTAGTTCTAGCTATGGGTCAAAGCTTTATACTGTAACGGTTACTGTTTATGATAATAAGGGTGGGAGCGCTACTGCAAGTACGGTTATTGAAGTAAAGAATAAATAA